From the Mangifera indica cultivar Alphonso chromosome 10, CATAS_Mindica_2.1, whole genome shotgun sequence genome, one window contains:
- the LOC123227803 gene encoding protein MEI2-like 2: MAGVKLQRSLNAEAPEFFPCSRNNQVDEVSYFASYLQTPQIFSFQNPYLLYHRPSTSYSNTHLSRNKTGFGDLPHAPADVATSSESVPFWVNTPDEETYLTVDEAAEEPQLGVQNGSNYHRKAKRGPYGNRFLWRRRYKQEWRLRRQNGEEGGCSRYGDGENFSRYPRNLHYRVAPPKIKHPVLPLESDGLNTTVMIRNIPNKFTREMLMNFLDDHCKVENEKAQVQNSVTKDEEPALVSAFDFLYLPIDFQNRVNKGYAFVNFTTPGAAWKFYLASHNQPWGAFQSNKIREIASARLQGREDLVRHFEKISFPCGEKEEYLPICFTPARDGSREKVNQRTVGRCAGSVTKSFSSSDG; the protein is encoded by the exons ATGGCCGGTGTTAAGTTACAGAGATCCTTAAACGCAGAAGCTCCGGAGTTCTTTCCCTGTAGCCGAAACAACCAAGTCGATGAAGTTTCTTATTTTGCCTCTTATCTTCAAACTCCCCAAATTTTCTCCTTTCAAAACCCTTACCTTCTCTACCACAGGCCGTCGACTTCATATTCAAACACCCATCTTTCTAGAAACAAAACGGGGTTCGGCGATTTACCGCATGCACCTGCTGATGTAGCTACATCATCAGAATCAGTCCCTTTCTGGGTGAATACACCTGATGAAGAAACCTATTTGACAGTTGATGAAGCGGCGGAGGAGCCACAACTTGGGGTTCAAAACGGTTCTAATTACCATAGAAAAGCTAAAAGAGGGCCGTACGGAAATAGGTTTCTCTGGAGACGAAGGTATAAGCAAGAATGGAGGCTTAGGAGACAGAATGGCGAGGAGGGGGGGTGCAGTCGTTATGGGGATGGTGAAAATTTTTCTAGGTATCCGAGAAATTTACATTACAGGGTTGCGCCGCCCAAGATTAAACATCCTGTGCTTCCTCTTGAGAGTGATGGTCTAAATACTACTGTGATGATCAGAAATATCCCAAATAAATTCAC TCGTGAAATGTTGATGAACTTCCTCGACGATCATTGCAAGGTGGAGAATGAAAAGGCTCAAGTTCAGAATTCAGTCACAAAAGACGAAGAACCAGCCCTCGTGTCAGCCTTTGATTTCTTGTATTTGCCAATAGATTTCCA AAATCGCGTGAACAAAGGCTATGCCTTCGTGAATTTCACAACTCCAGGAGCTGCCTGGAAGTTTTATCTTGCATCTCACAATCAACCTTGGGGAGCTTTCCAATCAAACAAGATACGCGAGATTGCCTCTGCCAGACTTCAG GGAAGGGAGGATTTGGTGAGGCATTTTGAGAAGATTTCGTTTCCCTGTGGGGAGAAAGAGGAGTATTTGCCGATATGTTTCACACCGGCGCGCGATGGCTCGAGGGAGAAGGTGAACCAACGCACTGTTGGGAGATGTGCAGGCTCCGTAACCAAATCCTTCTCCAGCTCTGACGGTTGA